From the Chiroxiphia lanceolata isolate bChiLan1 chromosome 6, bChiLan1.pri, whole genome shotgun sequence genome, the window AGCCAAGCCGTTCCCTGGGCTCTTGCCTGAGCACAGCTAAATAAAGTACCTCTGGATAAAGAGGATGCAATGTTCTTTGTACTGTGCCTGTTCCATGGTGCTTATGTTCTCCTCAGGCAACAGAGAACAGACCCTGAAGCTTCTGAGTTGCAGAGCAGTCCAAGATCATCCAACATCTCAATCTGATGCTTCTGTAGAACAACTCCAGCTTTGAGCAATCTGCTTTATCACTGCTtccaaattaaaattacattatttccAGTAACCTGAGTCATCCACTCCTCCGCTGCAGTTCTGAGTCCTCCCTCAACGATGTCAGACAACTTCCAGTACAGCAGAGGATGCTATTACTGTACATGTGTACTGGAACTCAATCCCTGAAACATTGCCCAGCTGAAACTAAGGCTAGAGGGGAACCTTCTACGTCCCCTCAACGAAAGTGAAGGCAGCAAGGGCTATTCTTACCTCATCTTACCTCCCAGATCTACTAGAACAAGCATCTTCTGTAAGTGGGtgaatgaccaaaaaaaaaaaaaaaaaaaatcacttttcccTACACAAGGGAACTCTCCAAGCCAGACTTGTATTACAGAAGAGTGAGATTCCTTTTAACTGGACCAATTTTAACTCTGAACACACTACAACAAAATAGTGCGGAAAAACATGACTCTGTATTTTGCCACAGTGTGCTCTTAAGAAAGCTCCAAATcgaagttttaattttcttacaaCAATTAACAGGCTAAAGACTAATCTTAGCTTTTTCAGGGCAACAAGGCATGATCCAAAATATCAGCTTtagtttcagaaaaatacagcagagaactattaaaaaaacaagccacTGGTTTGTTAGAATTCCAGTCATTGTACCTTCTTCATCTGACTTCTCCTCTACGATTACTGGCATCCCAACGTGTCGAGTAACAGTTTCCTCTGCCACTTCCATTTCACCTGCAGACAGATTTTGAGGAAAAACTTTTtgtcagccttttttttttttctttttttgcttctacATCCCTGGTCCAGCAGTTGAAGGACTGTTCACTTGCTGCTCTCTTCACATCCTAGTCAGATGCTGTAGAGAAACCTACATTTCACAGTACCTTCAAAATGGCTCACTAAAGAAATCTCCAATAACAAGTGATTAACACTaccaatttaaaacaaattaatcagCAACTCAGCCCATGTGATAATTCAAAGTGCCCTTATTCCTCCTCAACATTTCATCTACCCTTTTAAAGTTGAACAAAGGCAACACTGCCTAATGCTCATCTCTGAAGAGGGCTTATTTTGTCAGTAACCTTTTTTCTAGCAGAAGCAAGTCAAAAAACAGAGCTTGGAACTTTGAAATTAGATTCCTGTCttcaaaataaagataattCAAAACTATTTCGCTGTTTTATTCCACTTAGCAAATAACGAGTAAACAAAAATCTTAGATGGCAAAGCAACttctataattttaaaagctggatATCAGAAAGACAATTCCCTCAGGAAAAGTAATTTCCCATGTGTTCCACTGAcccacagctgcctctgccagcacaaCAATGGACAAAATTTTGCAGTCTCTCCAGGTTCATGGATGCAATGGAGAAATACCTCTGACTTCTGGAGAATCTCTTCTCCTTGCTGGCTGTGGTCTCCTACTGGTTTTTCTACTTCGGCTCGGAGATTTCCCCGATTCAGAAGATTCTAACCTCACTTGACGGTGTCTTCTGGATTTGGAAGCCTAGAACCCAAACATATGAATGACACAAAGAAAGCTGAACTTCTACAGCCAGATACTGCTGTATGTCACTTAAAAACCAGCAAGGACCAAAGCACCAACTTCCATGTGAGGGTGGAGAAGGGATAGAAGcggagagaaagagggagggaggattCTCACTAGTTGCTGTTCTTCAGTTTTAACTGAGGGGCAAGGCCTTTTTTTGATTTAATGGGTGTATAACTTAAAATGCAGATAATGAAACACTCATTAATTCCCAAACCATCCTCTGTTACTACCAAACCACACTAGGTCACTGCTGCACCGTAAAGCCTCCTTACCTTCATATTTTACTTAGATGCCTACAAAACACTATCACTGCATATTCATTAAAGTCTGGAATGCTGTTCAATCCAGAGctctgtttcatttaaaaacacatttttcaataTGAGATTTTAATAAACAGAGGAAGTTTAGGCCTGCTAAAAAAtgccaaatttattttaaagtagcaGTTATTCAAATAGTGTTTCCAAGAACTTGCAACTGACTTTAAACTCCCAAGTTCCATTTTTTAAACAAGCACCTTCTGAGATTCCAGTATCTAAGATCCAAGGAATCTGAGCAATTAAACCCTcaagtatttttattccatCTCCTTAAAATTCCATCTATTTAAACAGTGCATAAACATTAAAAGATATCTTGTAAATGAAAATTCCCCAAGCACAGGCCTTATCTGCACTCTTCCATAAACCTAACAAGAATGAGCCTTGAGTTTCCCCAATGTGTCAGGAAAACTAGAACATTCAAAGGTTGAATTACAGAGTGCAATTTTAACTCGTTCCTTTCTGACCCAGCATTTACATTAAAGTGGTACTTAAAACtgttccataaaaataaatacatcccTATCATCAAATTTCATACCTACCTCAGCAACTGCAGAGTAAGACCTGTATTTGATTCTGGCCAGGGCACTTGCTCTTTCAGAACCCTGCAAAGAAACAAGAGTCCAGTCACAAAAAATCTTCTTATTCTCTTATGGCAGTACCGAAATGCAATGTTACATCAGATGATCACTTGAGCAATATCTCACTACAGCTGTAACTCTAGAATTAGTTCTACATAATTAGAATGCTGCCAAACTGTtacttaaagtaaaaaaaaaagttaaaatttcattaaaaaggcAGAGGATAATTTTTGTTGCCTTCACTGTTACAAAGCCCAGGAGGAGAAAATCAAATTTGAAACTTCACATCTCAATCAAATTCAAAGTTGAAATAAGCAGACAAGTACAACATGAGACAATTTTATAgcataaaaaaatgaatattgcAAATTTAGTTGAAATTCCGGGAGGAAGCATTAAGGAGTTTGGCCCAGAAAATAcagctcttttccttccttactTGAGAGAGACTTTTTATTATGAGCATTTAAGAGCTATGGTAGCAATAAATGCTCACAGCTCATCAGAAAACATTGTGattttaaaccaaaaccaaacaagcaaacaagaaaaaccaaCCAGCCCCACCAGCTGTCCTTAGAACTTACTATGACAGTATCAAGCCTTGACCTACACTGCTTAGCCTGTGATCTGAAGTCAAAAAATGAACAGATTCAGCCTGTGCAACACAGCAAACTAGTTCAGCTTTCTTACCTCTGATTGCAGCAAAGtctcatctttctttttattttctgtttcatcagTTTCTTTAGCATTTAGGAATAATTtctgggtggaaaaaaaagtatttttctttaaacatctGTCATATACAAGACAGTTAAAATACAAGAActgtaaaaagcaaaacaattatTTACACACATGCACGTTTTCTTCATCGATCTTACACTGTGGCCTTTCTTTAATCCAAGAAGAAGCGTTACAGAGGTATTTCATGAGGTCAGCCTAATACTGCCCATGAGTCAGACCTTCAGGGATTCCCTCTCAGCAATGGTTATGGTACCACAGAGGCAGCACCACGTACAAGTCCTTTCCTCCACACCATACCTCTGCCTCAGGTTTTACACATTCCACGTCTCCAGTGTTAAGTTCCTTCTACTTCAGTCTGAGATTTACAAGCTCAGAGGTAATCACACCAAGAAAGCCAGTTCTGACACGTTCACATAACCTGCTAAGTTGCCACAGCACAGTGGCTGATATCACCCACCATTCTGTTCTGCTGCCATTCCTGATGTTCCAAGGTTATGTCTTTAAGAGTGACTACAAAGTCATCTTTTATCAAGCTCAGGGCCTTGTCTGGCTGGGATTTGTCAGCTGAAATGGCGCACTTCATTTTCTGATAGTGGTCATGAATATTCATCAGTTcctaaaacaaattttaagaaagtctttttgagaaaaaaaaaaattattccagcaATAAGGCAATATTAGTCCTCAATGTACAAAACCAGGGCTACACAAACCATTCTAATTGAACCAGGAAGAGTGATAGAAACAGATTCTGTTTAGACCAGTTGAGTTTTAGGGAGCCAAGCAATCCTGCTACCTAGCACTGACCCATCAaataagcaaaagaagaaagagtattttgcattatttaaaCTAAGAAGGTTACCCAGGATCAGTATTCACAGAGGTTTCATTCTGATATGATGGTTTATTTTCGTCTCTTCGGAGGAAGAATTTTACTTCATAGATTTTTGTAACACTGTATTCAACCTCACTGATGATACACATTTGCCAGCAACACAAGAACCTATGCCTGGCCTGAATtactacatttttaataaaatttattatatattaaacaaaaccaagttttgaaaaggagaaataaaggtTAGAGAAGCCTATGAACTTGCAGGATAAGTAAATTCATATTACCACAAGTATCAAGTCTCCAACTGCAACCTGCAGACATATCAAACCAAACATGCTTCCCCccccattttccatttttctttaagtgACAATTAACCATTTACACCCTTCCCCTTCTACACCTTACCGAGGCAAACCCACAAAACATTAGAGCATATTTCAGTATTGAAAAAAGGTACCACAATTCTGCCAAACTAAATGCCACGTTTCTGAGTGTTTAGTAAAATTACAGGCTATTACCCTAGTCTGCATTCCATAAGAGACTTAAAAAGGACAAGACTGTGCTGATTAGAGAAGTTACAGCTCTTGGacagcagaagaagaaaaacaaaacaaacccccgTGGTTAATCTGTAGTTTAAAAGTTACTGTACCTCCAATACATCATTAGTGATGAGGCTGTTTACTCTGTTACTTGGGTCCTTAAACTCTTctttaaattcattttcctCAATCTTCTTCTTAGTTCTGTAGTTCAACTAAAGCAAGAGACAATGTTTGTAACCTAAAAGCAAACTTAAAATGGCACCTCCTCTTGAGAACTCCTACTGCATATCCAACAGTCAGGAGATGCTGAAAGGCATAAAACCATCTCGACAGCAACAGCACAGAGCTTTGCTGTCACAGTGCTCAGAGTCAGCAAATTATTCCCTAGACAAGAATTTAAGTGCTCTTGAACTGTTAGCCACTGAAAGATAgggatattttatttaaaagtgtaAGTCTTTAATGTAGTAACTCACTAGCTTTGGCATTGCTGTGAAATGGAATGCTCTGGCGAGCCGCAGCTTCCTGAAGATATATGCTGCATCATAATGCTGGGAGTCTATCAGATCCTGCTGAAACTTCTGGATTTCAGGCCAGTCCTTGAGGGCAATTCTGATCTGCAAAtttcaacaaacaaaaattaattcagctgGCTACTGTGATCACGTTCTACTACAGACAATACTTGCATGTGTAGGGTGTAGCATGTCACATGACCACAGAACTACAGAAGGATCCTATAACTTTTGTTATTACTATCAACATTTTATGCAGATGAGCTCATTATGCTGTTGGGTTAAATCTTCTCATGCAGCTTTCTTTGACAGTGACATGGAACACAAGTCCTTCCTGacatttgaaaacattaattcTTCACATTCTGAAGTGTGTGAAATAGTTTGCACCAAGGAGACTCCACTCAATAGTGATCAGGAAACTACTTGTACCAGGATGTGCTGCCACTGAAATGCTCATAAAAGTatcattcctttattttttcctttctctcctgtcaCATCTACTCTTCCACCTCATCTTCTCTCTACCCAAGTTAACTTCCTTGATAACTTGTGTACTCTCTTACAGTTGCTCTATAAGCAGTGGCTTTAAAATTGCCTAAATTCGTTTCTATAAAAGGCAGTAATTTCTCTGAGCTCAAGATATGAGACATCATGGCATCATTGTAGACTACTCCAAATGCAGTTTGTTATTTAAAGGATTTGGACTCGCCTGTGCATGTGCACACAACACACATCACACAGTTCCCAAGTAAACCACTTCTCCTTGCACCGAGTTTCCAACTCCTTTAGATACTGGTCTCCGATCCTAAAGGCAGCCAGGAGGCAGGTTATTCAGGCACTCACCCTCCCAACCTATTTATGAATTTCACTTCTGGTTAATGGGAACTGGAAATAATTCAGCCACTATTCATTCTGTTGAAATTCTAAAGACTAACTGAGGGTATAATGTAGCTCACCCTACAGCTGATGAGCACATTGTCTGTCCCTACCTTTTCCAATGGGACCATCTGGTTTGAAgtccttttattttaagaaaacgAGAGGAAATGCCCTAAACATTTATGATGACAGAGTAGACAGCAGTATACCACACATCTTACATCTGGTATCTACTGAGAATAAAACCTCAAGAACAATTACCTTTTGTTTTGGCTGACAAAGCTGGGTATTATAGAACCCATACAAAAGGTACAGAGCACCAACTCGGATCTGGAAGGCATATGGGGGCAAGAAGTACTGCTGGGCCAGTTCTAAAGTCTTCTTTGTGAGCTTGTTTCTCTCCAAGGCTCTCATTCTGCcactaaagcaaacaaaaaaaaaaaaagcagtatgtTAAAGcaagtaaatataaaactgcAGGCTTTACAAAATCCATAATGCAGAAACAAGCCTTAGGTATTTTAATTGTATAGAATCGTTTTATGTTCTGAGAGGGACCCATAAgcatcatcgagtccaactcctggctctgcacaggacatccccaAGATCACAACATGGGTATATGGTCATAGGGCCCAAGTCCTGGGGAGCCTTCAAGGACAGCCAGACCTTAAGCTTTCATACATTAAATTCTCTGTATTAAATTACGCTCAAAGCGAAAAATGCAATGTCCTGCAGTCACGTTTTTTAACCTCATGAGAATTGCATCCAGCTCCCGGAGGAGTCAGCTCTCACATCACACGCATTACTAATGCACGAAATAGATTGAACTAATAATTGTTTTCCAGTATTACACAGGGACCGACGCACCCCTGCCATTCACTCAGACCCCAGGCAGGCAAACCTCTCCCAGAGTTAGGTAGGCCTGAGGGGGAACACGGCTCACCCACACCCCCCTTTACGGCGGGGGAAGCCCAGCAGCGAGAGGCTGCGGGCTTTGGGAGGGGACGGGGGGATGCGGGAGGATGCGGGGGATGCAGGGGGACGGCATCACTCACTAGAACACGGTGTGGAAGCGGCGCTCCCGCCACAGCTCGGCGAAGCGCTCGAAGCGGACGGTGTCGGCCTGCTGGAAGGCGCCGAGCAGCTCCTCGCAGTCCGCCTGCAGCCCCGGCACGGCGCTCatcccgccgccgccaccgcgcTCACCCCTCCGCGCCCACCCCGCCGCTCCTCACCGTTCCCGCACATCCGCTCCACAACATCCCAGCGGCGCCCGCGCTGCGCCTGCGCACCGCCCGGGCCGGGAGGAGCCGGGAAGTACCGGGAGGAGCCTCCGGGGCTGCTCCGGGAGGGAGCGGGTCTGGGGCAAGTGGGGCTGCCCTGACACCCCGCGCTCCCACCGCACTCCGGTCCCCGCGCCCCGTGTGGGGTGAGTCCCGTCGGTGCTGGGCGCTctctccccccgccccggcctCTGCCCCGCTCGCCCCCGCCGTGCAGGGTGAGCCCGGTCCGCAGGCACAAAACCCCTCCGAGCAGCGCATCCCTGGCCGGTCCCGGGGAGCAGGAGATGGTTCGGACGGGAGGGAACGGCGGAGGGTCCGCTCGGGCAGGCGCCGCTGTACCACAGCCCCGGGGCCCCCGGGGATGCTCCTGAGCCGCGGGGCTTCAGCGCCTCCCGTTTCAGTCCCCGCAGGAGCCCCGAACACCGAGCCCGGCGGGCTGCGACCCGACAGGCTCGGGAGCAGCGGGTTCCCCACGGAAAAGGCTCCCGGAGCCGCGCTGCCGTGGGGACGTGACTCGCCGCCACGCTCCGGCCGGCGGTGCCCGCCAAGGGCCACCGGTCCCTGCGCTGCCCCCCCGCCACCCCCCGGCTCCCGGGCGGGGGGGATGCTCGGCGGCCGCCCCCTCCCAAAACCCCTCCGGCTGCGGGAAAGCCCCGTTTCCGCCTGAGCGAGCGCGACAGGCAGAGGGGACGAGCCGGCGGCCGCCCCCCCGAGCGGAGGGATGCGATGCCGTGCCCTGCCCTGCCGTGCCGTGCCGGGCGCTCCCCGCATGCACGGCCACACGTAGGCGGCCGGggcagcggggcgggcggggagggggccgCGGCTGCCGAGCCGCACGTAGGGTGGGTGGGTGCGGCCTCGCCGGCGGCGCGGAGCGGGCGGAGGGGGCTCCGCTGCCCGCGCTCCCCCGCGCACTGAGGGGCTGAGCGGACACCCAGAGGAGCCCCGGCGTCGGAGAGAGCCCCGAGCCGCCGTGAGTACGGACCCGGCGAGCAGCGGGCGCTGCTCGGGCGGTGGTGGGGTGGCTCCTGCGGGAGCCGCGGTTGGTGCCCGGGATGCTCCGCAGCCCTGTGGAGGCTCCCAGGAGGGTTTTTAGGGACGAGGCTCGTGTTTCAAGGCGGCGTTGCGGTGATTGCCCCTGCGGTCGGGGCTGGGCTGCGGGCAGCCTGCGGGTTGTGGGAGCGGGGCTGGGCAGCGGCACCTGCGCCGGGAGTGGTCCCCAGGCTTGGCAGGAGAGCATCCAAGTGCCTCTGCACCCTGAGGGCTACGGGGATGTGGTCTCGGCTGGTGGGAGATCGCCCCTGCGCAAGGGGATCCTTAACGGGTGAGAAACAGCACGTAGGGAAAGTGTGGAATAAGAATGGGATGGAGCGCGTTACGCGTGTGGTGCCTTTGGGATATTTAAAACCTGCAGGAGTTTTGTCCAGCGACCAGgttaaaaattcacatttcGCTTTCTCAAATAGCAAAATGACTGTTAAATTCTGCTGGCTGTGGTGCCGTGGTTTCTCCAGTTCACCATTAGCATCAACTAATTGATCCAAAGGTCGCTCCTTATGGCAGGGCACATCAAGCTGTCAGCTCCTACAATGACAGGAGCTTCCACACAGTGCTTCAGGCACGCAAGCATCTTTCCATATTTATTGTATGTCCCAAGAGGTTGCTGGAATCCAACCTTTAGCAGCCTTTTTTAGGAGATGAATGGCCATCGGGTGAACAGCTGTTGCCTGTGAGCACCACTGTTTGCCAATGTTGTTGATTATAGGAACAGGAGCATTCACAGAGCTGTTGCATATGAACTGGACAGGTTTTatcagctgcaggaggagagctgCACCTGCTGAggtttggtttgtgggtttttttgttgttggttgttttttgtttgtttgttttccgAAAAGACATTTTCATCTTATCATTTAGATTCACGTTTAGGGATGTAGGGAAGTGACCTCCTTCATCCAGTACATGACCCTGACTTCAACAGATTGTACTGATTTTAGAACAGAATGACAACACTGTTGGGAAAACAGATATAATGTGCTCCCCCCTCAGTGGATTTAAGGATTCAAAGCACAAGTAAGTTAAAATTGACACATCGTGGAGTGAGTTCATCCTTACCtactgtaacaaatgtggataaagccttcccaaatcttcgttcgcgaagcccagccatgatgacagCTCAAGCCAAACCCTATTTAGTTACAGGAGTTACCCTTAATttggtgggagcagaggagcctGGCTCTGGAGTGATGCTGAATTTGTAAAGCTTGAgtgtgttttctgatttttgtattttaagcaCGCAGTGAGTCGGGTGATTTCTTGGGGATGGTGTTTCAAGAAGCACTATAtggaatttttacttttttttcctaaggtaGCTGGGGCTGTGTGTTGTCACACTTTGATCGTGTCAGATGATGCAAGATGTAGTGAGGATGAGGCTATTGTGCCCATGTTAACATGTGCTAAGTCTTCCTTTGCAGAAAGTTTGGGTACAGTgtaaagaatgaaaatgcaGAGGAATAAAACCAAGTAACAGGGTCTCTTTGTATAATTCCCCTTATGTGGTATATAAAGTTAAATACAGTATCAATTCTTAGACTAATTAATACTCTTTTTCATaaactgtgtgttttcagtGCTCCTTCAGATTTTTCATTACTACATTTCAATTCTTAATTGATGCCTTccaaactaaagaaaaaaattttgaaaaacttAGATGATGTAAGGAAGAGTTTGCCGGTTACTGTATCTTCTTCATATTCTTATTTAACTCCTAAACAAAAGGATAAAATCCTGTTTGACCTATTAATTCCTAGTTTCTAACTTGCAAGTTAAAAGCCATTTATCCTGCATAGATATAAATAACGGGGTTTTACAGGTGCACATGGCACAAGAcaactcctttttctttaaatatcttATATGTTGTATTAGAACACATTTTCAaattgaaaacatgaaaataaatcatattttaatccattttcatgaaaataaatcatggatatattttattaaatagcATATTCCAACTTCTGTATGTGCAAATACACTAATAACAGATAACAGGATCATACTCTACTGTGACAGCACTCGCACGTGCCTTCTGCTTTCAGACTTGTCAAGCAAGCAAAAGCATTGCAAAATCTTTTTGGTCTGTGCAGTAGGAAGTGGTATTGATTTAACAGGACAGCAGGAGTCACAAGTCCTTGTCAAGTTATTTGCATGTACCCACAGCAGCGGATTCAGGGgggtttctgttttgttactAAGGGTATTCTTGATGTGATTACTCAAAGGGGTCTCATAAAACATTCTCTGTCCCTCTGGCTCCGTATCTGCGTATCtgttgctctctctctctctctctctggcttTCCACAGGAAAACCTACACCGTCCCTATGTCCGACTGGTTAAATTGTATGTTTGGCCTCTTTTGTTCATGCACGTGGTCTCCTTAATACAGGTGGGATAACCACCTAAGGCGAACAGGATTCAgcttatatataaatataatgtttatattatatttaatatgaaatatatgaaTGCTTTCGGGAAAGTGACCACATGTCTGTCTGGTGCCCAAGTTTCTGACAGCAGTCAGTAAGATCTCGAATCTGCGAGGAGTTTCAGTTATTTATGCACAGTGGTTATTTAGTTCACTTTAAGGTGGGCTGCCACCTCCATCTTTTACTGCAAGGAAATGGGATGAACAGAAGGATCACAGGTGTCACAAATTAGAAACAAACCCTCTCTTTTATTGAATTTTATACTGTTACACaatcaaaaagaaatacagtcaCAAGTACGTCAAAATGTTTCAAGAGAAATATCAATTGCAATACGTTGTACTTGGTTCCAAAAAAGAATTCCATTAAAATATACCACTTCTTCATGAGAGAATACTGCTATTATTCACAAAATCTACTGTACTGTATAAATCCAGTAGCAAACTCTTTAACTTTTTGGTAACTTGCTCAAGGTAAACAGGGAAGCAGAAGGTAAATGACAACTCATTTCTAGAATTTGGATCAAAAATCACTATTCCTCCCAAACAGAGCTTTCCAGGGAGCCAAGTGCCTAATGACTaatagtatttttaatgaaagctgaATACTCAATCATGTGAATTCCTATGAAAAAATGGCCTTCCTACAAAGTATTCCTGGCCTGtgaagtgtttattttcatgctgAACAATTACAGTTTGAATAATGTGCTTAAGTGCAGTGACACTTGAGTGAGATGTGTGCTCTACTCAGGAGCAGCTCATcagtgggaatgggaacagaTGGCTGATCTGGGGCATGTCCAGCCTGGCTGACAGTGGCAggatgctcccagctcccactgcaaAAGGTTTACTCAGCAGTGTAACAGCAGAGAACACTTGCCAACAGATACTGGTGGAACAACCCACAGTTCTGCCTTTAGCTACAATCATTTAGCTGTTTAATTAAAGAGCTCTttcaataatgaaaaattaccATTAAATATGCAATAGTTTAACCTGTAATCACCAGACTTTTTTGACCTTACAGTTGTATTTAACTGCAAGTAGAGCTGATAATTTCATCCCAAATAAGCTCTGAAGTCTTTAAATTGTCACTAGTGTTATGTGTAAATTGTTCTTTTTGGCCCTAATCTGTGATTCTTTAATTCAGTATCACTTTGTGAGAGTTTAATGTGCGTACACAGACACTGAAGGAAGGAAACTTAATTGTAAGTTGCTTCCATTTTACTCAAAGGTTTTCAAAGATCACCAAGGTCCAAGCCAGTTGCACCAGGTGAAAGTATGTTAGAAAGGTGTATTTTGGACTACAGGTGACCTTAATTTACCCACTATACTACACCCAAGATAAGTTACTGGACAGCAGATTTAAGTGACTTCTGGGAAGCCACAGTTGCTACTGCAACTATGTTTGGATAAAGGAATGAACAATATCATCATAAATACTAGTTTAAAAATTCCTTTACCTTTTAGCAAAATCATCACTGTTGATGATTAAAACATCAATTAGAAttcatatgtaaaaaaaaaaataattgtgctgTGCCCTGAAGAAACCCTGGCTTGACTATTGCTGTAGTCAAGAAAACCAGGAAGCTAACTTTGTTGTTCTCctcagtttttaatttccacaTAATCTAGGATGTTCTATATGCAGGAGGAAACACTGTATTTACCCATGGTTTCTTCATAACTACTAATGGCAAAGGataaatcatagaaccacagaatggtctgggtaGGAAGGGATCTTAAAACCCACTTAGTTCCAAGCCCGTGCCAtaggcaggggcaccttccactagaccaggttgctccaagccctgttcaacctggccttggacaataCCAGtgatggggcacccacagcttcctTGGGAAACCTCTGCCTgtacctcaccaccctcacggtCATGAATTTCCTCCTCATTTCTAACATAGTGCctctacatttaaaaaaggCAGCAAGGCAGCAAAGAAAGTGtt encodes:
- the SNAPC1 gene encoding snRNA-activating protein complex subunit 1, translating into MSAVPGLQADCEELLGAFQQADTVRFERFAELWRERRFHTVFYGRMRALERNKLTKKTLELAQQYFLPPYAFQIRVGALYLLYGFYNTQLCQPKQKIRIALKDWPEIQKFQQDLIDSQHYDAAYIFRKLRLARAFHFTAMPKLLNYRTKKKIEENEFKEEFKDPSNRVNSLITNDVLEELMNIHDHYQKMKCAISADKSQPDKALSLIKDDFVVTLKDITLEHQEWQQNRMKLFLNAKETDETENKKKDETLLQSEGSERASALARIKYRSYSAVAEASKSRRHRQVRLESSESGKSPSRSRKTSRRPQPARRRDSPEVRGEMEVAEETVTRHVGMPVIVEEKSDEEEVSLPKRKRRC